The following proteins are encoded in a genomic region of Candidatus Cloacimonadota bacterium:
- a CDS encoding DUF401 family protein: MDLIVWLGFILSLVLMVLIARKNLWLGFFVGAIVLGVFNLSIVQIWQQIAKTLTTPSTLLMAFAVGIIPLIGGVLETTGMMTALVSNLNISRKLFLIFGPAFFGMLPMPGGALLSAPLVFRAGADIPNEQYAAINVWFRHALILIYPLGALLVTTKIANLNLYTAVLYMLPGFILMLILGYFFLLRGVHGKLTTKENPNLKKILLPIIVIVSAPAIHLSLMTIFPKLMTEIPLIIGVVFSFFLSLFLGKMNLKKLLPISKKMKPWKFFLIIIGMFLFINIFQASNVSRIIANIVFSRHFLLIVIGAFLGFVTGRVQMPFAIVLPIYLSTTGFSSIGYLTFATMFFAIYMGYIISPIHPCVSVSIEFFGSNLKDFFKKLYPIILISLTAATVVSLFFT, translated from the coding sequence ATGGATCTAATTGTTTGGCTTGGATTTATTCTGTCTTTAGTATTAATGGTGCTCATCGCAAGAAAAAATCTGTGGCTGGGATTCTTCGTAGGTGCAATCGTTTTGGGCGTTTTCAATCTGTCTATCGTTCAAATTTGGCAGCAAATAGCAAAAACGCTCACCACACCCTCCACACTTCTCATGGCTTTTGCGGTGGGTATTATTCCGCTCATCGGCGGAGTGCTGGAAACTACCGGAATGATGACGGCTCTCGTTTCCAACTTGAATATTTCCAGAAAACTCTTCCTTATCTTCGGTCCTGCTTTTTTCGGAATGTTGCCAATGCCCGGGGGAGCTTTGCTTTCCGCTCCGCTTGTTTTCCGTGCCGGAGCAGATATTCCCAACGAACAATATGCGGCGATCAATGTCTGGTTTCGGCATGCACTGATCCTGATTTATCCGCTCGGAGCTTTACTGGTTACAACCAAAATTGCTAATCTAAATCTTTATACAGCAGTTTTATACATGCTTCCCGGTTTTATCTTGATGCTGATTTTGGGATACTTTTTTCTGCTTAGAGGAGTTCATGGCAAACTAACAACAAAAGAAAATCCCAATCTGAAAAAAATACTTCTCCCTATCATCGTTATCGTATCTGCACCCGCAATTCACCTTTCTTTAATGACAATTTTTCCAAAATTGATGACGGAAATCCCCTTGATAATCGGGGTCGTTTTTAGTTTTTTTCTCTCACTGTTTCTAGGAAAAATGAACTTAAAAAAGCTCTTACCAATTTCTAAAAAAATGAAACCGTGGAAATTTTTTCTTATAATTATCGGGATGTTCCTCTTCATAAATATTTTTCAAGCATCAAATGTCTCGCGTATTATCGCAAATATTGTATTCTCACGTCATTTTCTGCTAATTGTTATCGGAGCATTTCTCGGTTTCGTAACCGGAAGAGTCCAGATGCCTTTTGCAATTGTTTTACCGATATATCTTTCCACCACCGGATTCTCATCAATCGGCTATCTGACTTTTGCTACGATGTTTTTTGCGATTTATATGGGATATATAATTTCACCCATTCATCCTTGCGTTTCCGTTTCCATTGAATTTTTTGGTTCTAATCTCAAAGACTTTTTCAAAAAACTCTATCCGATAATTTTAATTTCTCTTACAGCAGCAACAGTGGTTTCGCTCTTTTTCACATGA
- a CDS encoding putative manganese transporter: MIISVLKHSLMITGFVFVMMLVIEYINVETKGVWQNSLKDSRWKQYLLAAFLGATPGCLGAFTVVALYSHRVVSFGALVAAMIATSGDEAFVMFAMFPSKALFLVVIIFIIGLVSGFLTDKFIPEKFLTDKIKLNKLQIHEDERCNCFIKREILSQLRHCSMQRALLIGFFVLFAAGIAAGEFGPDTWNWIRITLFITSLISIFITTTVPDHFLEEHLWNHIVKVHIPRIFLWTFGVLFVMHIVFGHLDIEQWIKANRLTILIIACLIGLIPESGPHMIFVTLFAQGSIPFSILLASSIVQDGHGMLPMLAESKRGFVAVKLVNLLVGFMFGMIGYFSGW; the protein is encoded by the coding sequence ATGATTATTAGCGTATTAAAGCATTCTTTGATGATCACCGGCTTCGTCTTTGTGATGATGCTGGTCATCGAATATATCAACGTCGAGACAAAAGGTGTCTGGCAGAATTCTCTCAAAGACAGCAGGTGGAAGCAATATCTCCTCGCTGCTTTTCTGGGGGCAACGCCGGGATGTCTCGGAGCTTTCACAGTAGTTGCGTTGTATTCGCACAGAGTAGTTTCTTTCGGGGCGTTAGTTGCAGCTATGATCGCCACAAGTGGGGACGAGGCATTCGTGATGTTCGCCATGTTCCCTTCCAAAGCATTGTTCTTAGTGGTAATTATTTTTATTATTGGATTAGTTTCAGGATTTCTGACCGATAAATTTATTCCGGAAAAATTTCTAACTGATAAAATAAAGCTTAACAAACTTCAAATTCACGAAGATGAAAGATGCAATTGTTTTATAAAAAGAGAAATTTTATCTCAGCTTCGTCATTGTTCAATGCAGCGAGCCCTACTTATTGGATTTTTTGTTCTTTTTGCTGCTGGAATCGCTGCCGGCGAATTTGGTCCTGACACATGGAATTGGATAAGAATTACGCTCTTTATTACTTCGCTAATTTCGATTTTTATCACAACCACAGTTCCAGACCATTTCCTCGAAGAACATCTCTGGAATCATATTGTCAAAGTGCATATTCCCCGCATATTTCTCTGGACATTTGGTGTCCTTTTCGTTATGCACATTGTTTTCGGGCATTTGGATATTGAGCAATGGATAAAAGCCAACCGACTGACAATTCTTATTATTGCCTGTCTGATCGGTTTGATTCCGGAGTCAGGTCCTCACATGATTTTTGTTACTTTATTTGCTCAAGGTTCAATTCCATTTAGCATTTTGTTGGCAAGTTCGATTGTGCAGGATGGACACGGAATGTTACCAATGCTTGCAGAATCCAAACGTGGATTTGTTGCTGTGAAATTGGTCAATCTGCTTGTTGGATTTATGTTTGGAATGATAGGTTATTTTAGCGGTTGGTGA
- a CDS encoding TIGR00725 family protein has translation MYLKGKTMNKKLVAVIGGSEVSDENYAIAQRVGQIIAEHDCVLVCGGKSGAMEAAAKGAKQKNGLTIGILPGGDNTEANEFIDIPIPTGISHARNAIIAQTGELAIAINGKYGTLSEIAYFLGLGKTVLGLNTHNVKGIIHLDDVEKIGKYLK, from the coding sequence ATTTATTTAAAAGGAAAAACAATGAATAAAAAATTAGTTGCAGTAATCGGTGGAAGCGAAGTTAGTGATGAAAATTATGCAATCGCACAACGAGTTGGTCAAATCATTGCGGAGCATGATTGCGTTCTTGTTTGCGGTGGAAAAAGCGGAGCAATGGAAGCCGCTGCAAAAGGTGCAAAGCAAAAAAATGGACTAACCATCGGCATCCTGCCGGGTGGCGACAACACCGAGGCGAACGAATTCATTGATATTCCTATCCCAACCGGAATTTCACATGCCAGAAATGCGATAATTGCTCAAACCGGTGAACTTGCTATTGCAATTAATGGAAAATATGGCACCCTCTCTGAAATTGCTTATTTCTTGGGACTCGGGAAAACGGTTTTGGGATTAAATACTCACAATGTGAAAGGAATAATTCATTTGGATGATGTAGAAAAAATCGGAAAATATCTGAAATGA